From the Juglans microcarpa x Juglans regia isolate MS1-56 chromosome 3D, Jm3101_v1.0, whole genome shotgun sequence genome, the window TGCTGAAACTCCTGCACCTTCAATGTTTGAAATCTTATCACCACCCTCCTCTATCACCTTTAGGAAACTAACTAGTCTATAAAATGTGTGCTTGGAAGTCTTGAGATTTTGTGATACttttaatcttagttttatctcttgttttctttgttcttcttgtttttctgtATTCACATACTGACTTCAGCAGAAATCCTTGAGTCTAAATGATAGGAGATAGTAGTGGCAATTGCTAATCCCTTTGGTCATGCTTAAACAATTCAACACTTGACAGCTGGTCCTCATTTGACTGCACTATTGTTTGGTGTTTTGTTGTAAGAACACAAGGAAAGGCTAGGCTACATGTTGGCTTATTCTCCAAATGACTAATCAATATTGTAATTGGagctttaatatatatatatatagatatatataatatttttacttataaaaaaaagatattgtaATTCTTgctatttagaattttataaaatataattctcTTTAGTAGGTAATCAATATGGGACTTGTCACTCAGTGGACGTCTATCATACTCATTCATGTCTATTGCACTCCGCCTACCTCATGTTGGACGAGGACTTTAGAAACTCCCATACTCAAATCTCTATAGTTCTTGTTAGGACCTATGTTGCATTGAGTGCCTAATGCTGCATGGTGTTACTAAACTAGCTCTAATGCATTTGTATTGACCCGAGGAAAGTCCAATCCACATCTAAACTTACACTCCATAAATATTGTCAAGTTCGTAGTCAGAACTCCATAGAATCATCATAAAGCCTAGTTACACCTAGTAAGTAACCAATGTGAGTTTTGATACTCAATGCACCTTTACCATTACATATTCACCTCTATCATGCCTCATCCACCCAATGTGGGActttggggcgttacactagTCCTCTAGCATCTAGTCTTATGGGTTCAAAAAATATTCCGGGCCCTTATTTCTCATCTCCTTTTCATCCTTGCAACTGTTATAGTGTGGGGCTTTGTGCTGTATTTTTAAGTTGAAACAGTTCTGTACCCATGCTTAGATGTATGGTGAAGGTTTCACACTAATAGACGTGTGAAGGTTATTAGTGTTTGGGCatattatttgagtttagaATTCATTTTTCATGCTTCTAGAGGTAGAATACGGTATCAGATTTTTAATTCTGTGCatcaggggtgggtccgaagggccctgccttggagaggttccccgacataaaaaaaaaaaaataaataaaatataaaaaaaatcctgaaTATTATGTGTAAATTTTGACTTTGATGTACAGGTTAAAATTGGGCTTCGAGTTCTTACCCGTCCTGTGCCAGACCAGTTACCAACAATTTATCGAAGCCTTGGTGAGAATTATAACGAAAGGGTCCTGCCTTCAATTATTCATGAAACTTTGAAAGCTGTTGTTGCTCAGTATAATGCCAGCCAACTTATTACTCAGAGAGAGGTGAATGCCGAGGCTTATTCTTCTTTAAAGTTCTAATTTCAAATTGATCTAATGATTTTGGATTGCTATAAAATAGACCCTTTGGTTTCATGGCCTTTTATCATGAAGCTCATTGGGTCAGGGATACTGTTATTGGGATTTTCTACCTTTGTTTTCTTGAGATTAGTGTATTGTTTCCCATTATTTGATTGGTCCTGCTCTGTACTTCaattttgtttcctttccttCATGATCCCTAGAATATTTTCATACTTCAAATTGCAGTATATTAAATAAGGATGGGCTCTAATGATGGATGTAACTTGCAAGCTTCATAGGCTGATGATTGGCCCTCTATTTTTGTAGGCTGTCAGCAGGAATATTCGTGAAATTTTGACTGAAAGAGCAGCCAATTTCAATATTGCGTTGGATGATGTGTCAATCACAAGCTTAACTTTTGGGAAGGAGTTTACAGCTGCAATTGAAGCCAAACAGGTAGCTGCACAAGAAGCTGAGAGAGCTAAATTTATTGTCGAAAAAGCCGAACAAGACAAGAAAAGTGCTGTTATCAGAGCACAGGTGAGATGGAAGGGATGTGAAAGTTTAGATACTGCCTTGAATTTGGTGCAAGATGCCGCATGTCTTTATTTTCTAAGTCTCTATCATATGTCATAGAGAATGCTGGTCAATGATCTAATAGTTTGATCTCCTCTCCTGATGTCATTGTAGTGAACGGGTTTAGAATATTGGAAAACCATTGGATCATGTTTACACCATCTTCCTTGATCAAAAGCTAGTCATACTGATTATTGGCTTATTTTTGTGCATTTAGAGGTTAACAGATGCTTTAGTGAGATTTTATTGTCATGTAACAGATGCTTGAGGCTCATAGAAGTTGCTAGGAAATTCTTAAAAGCCGTGAATAATTCTTGTTTAGCATATTGCTGTAtgttgtatacttcttgtgtacttcaTGCCTTTTGCATTTCCTAATAAATTCTTTGATTATATGTTGAAACAAATCTTCTCACACTGTTATATTCATTTAATGaaagaacaatatttttttataagcataaTGAAAGAACAAGATAATCATCCAATGATTATATTTGCATCCGTAGTTGCttctgatttgttaaatttaagtttctttcatttGAAGGTCACTTTTGTTTAACTTTTTCCCCTCTGGTTGCCAGGGTGAGGCCAAGAGTGCACAGCTCATCGGTCAAGCAATTGCCAATAATCCAGCATTCATCACTCTCAGGAAGATTGAAGCTGCCAGAGAAATTGCACATACCGTCTCGAATTCAGCCAACAAAGTTTTCTTGAGTTCAGATGATTTGTTGCTGAACCTTCAGGATATGAATTTGGAGCCTACTGGgaagaaataaatataacaagTCGGAGATTACAGTgccttttttcattttgtttatcaACTCTTCCATTGCAGTGATATTGTCAAAACCGAGCATTGGAAATTTAAATGGAtaatttgtctatttgaaaccAAGGAGATTTAAGGTGGCTTATCAAATTACTGTCACTGGAAAAAGCCAACTTCTCCAATGTGAGACTGCTGCATTCATTTTTGTTTAGTAACTGTTCAATTGATAATGATGGtaagtactactactactgtcATTGGAGAATTACTTCATCTTTATCTCAGTATACCTTTTTTAAGGAAGGCTAGTATTATTAAATTTCACTCATTTCTGGTTTTATTTATGAATGATTTACATTGAATGTGTGCGTGAATTGTCAATCCAGATTTACTacgcatcagtcactattcattctcacactccacacctatagttttttttatagggtgtggggGTGTTTTTTATAGGGTATGGAGGtgctttttataaggtgtgagaTGGTGAATAGTGAAGAATTGCTCTTGTCAATTAGTTCTTATTAACTGTCTTGTTTGTTTCCCTTTTTCTAAAGGTATGTGGATCAGTGGGTGGATCTACAAAATAATCATGAAATCAAGTTGTTGGACAAGTTATATGGCTTTCTGGCCTTTTGGCATAAAATGGAATCAATCATATAATGAAAGTTGTTGGAGAAAGTAAAGGTTGGAATAGAATTTTTGGTTGGGATTCCATCCATCCCCACGTCAAAAGGGTTGGAGCCAgccctccctccctcatccCTATAAAAGCAGGCAAGAAAGAGGTTATTTTCaatatagaatattattttcgaTATTTAGTAAATTTACATGATATAAGAGAATTTCTCTGTTTCTAAAGTTTTAACTGCTACACTTTAATTGCTACATTTTTTGGTTCATCAAATAAgcacaagaaataaaataaataaatatagattctGGCCTCCTAAAAGGAGTAGATCGAATTTGCCAATCTTTATAAGAAGTAAAGCAATCAGTTGCAGCCATCCAATCAAAAAGTAAAAGGTATTATTGCTATAAGCATGATATTAGGTAGAGGCTTGCCCCTAAAGTAGGGGGTGGAGATGATAGCCAAAGAAAAAATGACTATAAAGAATTTTATGTATCAGTcgttatttattttcacattttatatttataatttttttttataagatgtggagTGTGGAATAGTGAATAATAGCTAATGCATAGaatctttcaataaataaaaaagaaaaattaatttaaagaatgaTGGATAGTATCCCATCAATAAAATTGATTGAAAGTGagataaaatatagtatatagcatAACTCATTcttacttaatatatatatatatatatatatatatatatcaagttaaAAAGCTTAGTTTGTTACAAAGTGgattctcttttcattttcttatttattttcatatttattttaattacaaacaGGAGGAGGGAGAAAAGGAGAAATGATcaaaatacattctaaaatattgttggaagtgacatttccaaaaaaaaaaaaaaatctgtaataTGTAAGATTGCCTTGCAAAAATGTTTCCTTCTTCCCTATTACAAAATCTATTTGTATCGATTATTTCTATGTTgataataaattcttaaaaGATTATTCTATTTGGACTTTGgattttacatgatgaatacTATAGAATCTAGATTACTtctaatttttctaactttattGTAAAGAGAAT encodes:
- the LOC121255939 gene encoding prohibitin-1, mitochondrial isoform X2, whose product is MNLNNVKVPKMPSGGAASTLLRLGVIGALGLYGAGNSLYNVEGGHRAIVFNRLVGVRDQVYAEGTHFMIPWFDRPVIYDVRAKPHLVESTSGSRDLQMVKIGLRVLTRPVPDQLPTIYRSLGENYNERVLPSIIHETLKAVVAQYNASQLITQREAVSRNIREILTERAANFNIALDDVSITSLTFGKEFTAAIEAKQVAAQEAERAKFIVEKAEQDKKSAVIRAQGEAKSAQLIGQAIANNPAFITLRKIEAAREIAHTVSNSANKVFLSSDDLLLNLQDMNLEPTGKK
- the LOC121255939 gene encoding prohibitin-1, mitochondrial isoform X1 encodes the protein MNMHFHKMNLNNVKVPKMPSGGAASTLLRLGVIGALGLYGAGNSLYNVEGGHRAIVFNRLVGVRDQVYAEGTHFMIPWFDRPVIYDVRAKPHLVESTSGSRDLQMVKIGLRVLTRPVPDQLPTIYRSLGENYNERVLPSIIHETLKAVVAQYNASQLITQREAVSRNIREILTERAANFNIALDDVSITSLTFGKEFTAAIEAKQVAAQEAERAKFIVEKAEQDKKSAVIRAQGEAKSAQLIGQAIANNPAFITLRKIEAAREIAHTVSNSANKVFLSSDDLLLNLQDMNLEPTGKK